From a single Deltaproteobacteria bacterium genomic region:
- a CDS encoding cysteine hydrolase, which produces MDVLRTLKERCDPKNAALIVVDVQNDFCSPNGSAGKRGEDVSAAMAIMTPLTRLIDEARRIGLTIVYIRTTHSEWTDTPSWIYRSSQKGGLSTCREGTWGAEFYDGIAPLPTERVVVKHRYSAFINTDLNTVLKARNIQSVLVCGVATNVCVETTARDAYMFDYYVTMIDDCSAAYEAKLHLGTLDNIRRHFGMVASANEIIDTWKSLPDKAPGL; this is translated from the coding sequence ATGGATGTCTTACGCACTTTGAAAGAGCGTTGTGATCCGAAAAATGCGGCGCTAATCGTCGTCGATGTGCAGAACGATTTCTGCAGCCCCAACGGCAGCGCCGGCAAGCGCGGCGAGGACGTCAGCGCGGCGATGGCGATCATGACGCCGCTTACGCGCTTGATCGACGAAGCCCGGCGCATTGGCCTGACCATCGTCTACATCCGCACCACGCACAGCGAATGGACCGACACGCCGTCGTGGATCTATCGCAGCTCACAAAAAGGCGGGCTCAGCACCTGCCGCGAGGGGACCTGGGGTGCCGAGTTCTACGACGGCATCGCGCCGCTGCCCACCGAGCGGGTGGTGGTCAAACACCGCTACAGCGCCTTTATCAACACCGATCTCAACACGGTCCTAAAAGCCCGCAACATTCAGAGTGTGCTGGTCTGCGGCGTGGCAACCAACGTCTGCGTCGAGACCACGGCGCGCGACGCCTACATGTTCGACTATTATGTAACGATGATCGACGACTGCTCCGCCGCCTACGAAGCCAAGCTGCACCTGGGCACGCTGGATAATATCCGGCGCCACTTTGGCATGGTCGCGTCTGCGAACGAAATCATCGACACTTGGAAAAGCTTGCCGGACAAAGCACCCGGCCTATGA
- a CDS encoding ABC transporter substrate-binding protein, protein MIDPGHPCSIGCHEVLRLSYGCTTIVGPVCCQTPLTVSGGLPILRWPSRLTEWWSNGVLGRTERGVLMRKIFAILVALLLTPVFALAQPLEKIRVARSSDSATEAALWFAKDAGLYEKHGLSVELLRLSGSSLVVSTMLSGEMPFSQIGAAAVIDANLAGGDLVIITTLIKNFVYYIYSRPEIQTVGDLKGKAIGVTRYGANSDFAARFAVTKFGLQADKDVTFLQTGGPAESVAALNGNRIQAVPLTAPATIRARQLGLREILDVSKLEANFPFNGMVATRSYLRTNAPTVRKFLMAQAEGVALAKRDANFAKKVMAKYFRNDDKELLEESYNWIVKQNYTLPNYPALAGLNTILKATEARNPKAKTAKPEDFVDARFVQELDKSGFYKELESR, encoded by the coding sequence ATGATCGACCCTGGTCATCCCTGTAGTATCGGTTGCCATGAAGTCCTCCGATTGAGTTATGGCTGCACAACTATCGTTGGACCGGTTTGCTGTCAAACTCCCTTGACGGTGTCTGGAGGTTTGCCTATCTTACGCTGGCCTTCGAGATTGACGGAGTGGTGGAGCAATGGAGTATTGGGCCGCACCGAAAGAGGAGTGCTAATGAGAAAAATCTTCGCAATATTGGTCGCGCTGCTGCTGACGCCGGTTTTTGCGTTGGCTCAGCCGCTGGAAAAAATTCGCGTCGCCCGCTCGTCAGACTCGGCGACGGAAGCGGCGCTCTGGTTCGCCAAGGATGCGGGCTTGTACGAGAAACACGGTCTGTCGGTCGAGCTGCTGCGCCTGTCCGGCAGCTCGCTGGTGGTCAGCACGATGCTCTCCGGCGAAATGCCTTTTAGCCAAATCGGCGCCGCTGCGGTGATCGACGCCAATCTCGCCGGCGGCGATTTGGTGATCATCACGACGCTAATCAAGAACTTCGTTTACTACATCTATAGCCGCCCCGAGATTCAGACTGTCGGCGATTTGAAAGGCAAAGCGATCGGCGTCACGCGCTACGGCGCCAATTCCGATTTTGCCGCGCGCTTCGCCGTCACCAAATTTGGCCTGCAGGCCGACAAAGACGTAACGTTCCTGCAGACCGGCGGGCCGGCCGAGAGCGTGGCGGCTTTGAATGGCAATCGCATTCAAGCTGTGCCGCTCACCGCGCCGGCAACTATTCGAGCGCGCCAATTGGGTCTGCGCGAGATTCTCGATGTCTCGAAGCTCGAAGCCAACTTTCCATTTAACGGCATGGTTGCCACGCGTAGCTATCTGCGGACGAATGCTCCCACTGTGCGCAAATTTCTCATGGCGCAGGCCGAAGGTGTGGCCCTCGCCAAACGTGATGCCAACTTTGCGAAGAAGGTAATGGCGAAATATTTTCGCAACGACGATAAGGAACTGCTAGAGGAGAGCTACAACTGGATCGTCAAGCAGAACTACACCTTGCCAAACTATCCAGCCTTGGCTGGGTTGAATACGATTCTGAAGGCCACCGAGGCACGCAACCCCAAGGCGAAAACCGCCAAGCCGGAAGATTTCGTCGATGCGCGCTTCGTGCAGGAGTTGGACAAGAGCGGGTTTTACAAGGAGTTGGAGTCAAGGTGA
- a CDS encoding Ldh family oxidoreductase — translation MTRVDHKKLTRFVSRNFEKLGVSAADAEIAARVLVASDLRGVDTHGVIRFQPSAWYVQWLKEGSMTPKPNIRIVNESPSSALIDGDKGMGMVVGHRAMEIAIDKAKKSGVAMVSVRNSRHYGMSAYYSMMALPHDMIGIAMTNASRLVVPTFGRDPKFGTNPMSFAVPTNRERPFVLDMATNTAAAGKLELAARLGNPIPDGWALDEKAENTNDPRVAQKARKLLPLGSTREGASHKGYGLGILVEILCGVLSGTITALNADQDPRGHFFGAIKVDTFRPAAEFKNDMDRLIRDLKSTTPIAGQERVYVAGEIEFETADERGEHGVPLHSSVLKGLRDVGTELGVAYDLE, via the coding sequence ATGACCAGGGTCGATCATAAAAAACTTACGCGCTTCGTCAGCCGCAATTTTGAAAAGCTCGGCGTCTCCGCCGCCGATGCAGAGATCGCCGCCAGGGTATTGGTCGCCTCCGACCTGCGCGGCGTCGACACCCACGGCGTCATCCGCTTTCAACCTAGTGCGTGGTACGTGCAATGGCTCAAAGAAGGATCGATGACGCCCAAGCCCAATATCCGCATCGTTAACGAAAGCCCGTCGTCGGCACTGATCGACGGCGACAAAGGCATGGGCATGGTCGTCGGTCATCGGGCGATGGAGATCGCCATCGACAAAGCCAAGAAGTCCGGCGTTGCCATGGTCAGCGTGCGCAATTCTCGCCACTACGGTATGTCAGCCTACTATTCGATGATGGCACTGCCGCACGATATGATCGGCATTGCCATGACCAACGCGAGCCGGCTCGTCGTGCCGACCTTTGGCCGCGATCCGAAGTTTGGCACTAATCCGATGTCCTTCGCCGTGCCAACCAATAGAGAAAGGCCTTTCGTGCTCGACATGGCAACTAACACCGCCGCCGCCGGGAAGTTGGAATTGGCCGCTCGGTTAGGTAACCCGATTCCCGATGGCTGGGCGCTCGATGAAAAAGCCGAAAACACCAACGACCCGCGCGTCGCGCAGAAAGCCCGCAAGCTCTTGCCACTCGGCAGCACGCGCGAGGGCGCCAGTCACAAGGGCTATGGTCTCGGCATTCTTGTCGAAATCTTGTGTGGAGTTTTGTCCGGAACAATCACGGCGTTGAACGCCGACCAGGACCCGCGCGGCCACTTCTTCGGCGCCATTAAAGTCGATACTTTCCGCCCTGCGGCCGAATTCAAAAACGACATGGATCGATTGATTCGCGATTTGAAATCCACCACTCCGATTGCCGGCCAGGAGCGGGTCTACGTCGCCGGCGAGATCGAGTTCGAAACCGCCGACGAGCGCGGCGAGCACGGTGTGCCGCTGCACAGCTCGGTGCTCAAAGGACTCCGCGACGTCGGGACGGAATTGGGCGTGGCGTATGATTTGGAATGA
- a CDS encoding extracellular solute-binding protein, producing MKFRLPLLLWFLSIAPTVSFAQSQELIARAEKEGEVNLYATMSVADFAHLAKAFKEKYPRINLRHISLPSSRQTARVMQEFRAGGVQADVLGNSPDTLVYLKQQGVVGPYRSPEAKNLFQGAWDTDGFWSGITTDLLVTGFNPRLMSKAAVPKSYDDYLRAQIKGQMAINRGVPYPLTGMVSLRGEEQGLAYFKKFAQQDLRLIGDFNHMVNLMAAGEYALTGFMQVSKLDAMKRKDAPVDWVAAPQTFATIASVGMVKNPQHPAAAQLLIDFYLSAEGQRALAAAGKIPLRKGVKSPSKDIDQVLEGGSLHVVRPDGSYDRYMKIYNEYLGIR from the coding sequence ATGAAATTTAGGCTCCCGTTGTTGCTATGGTTCTTATCGATCGCTCCCACCGTCAGCTTCGCCCAAAGCCAAGAGCTCATCGCCAGGGCCGAGAAGGAAGGCGAAGTTAATCTCTACGCGACCATGTCGGTGGCCGATTTCGCGCACCTCGCCAAGGCCTTCAAAGAGAAATATCCGCGCATCAACCTGCGCCACATATCCTTGCCGTCGTCGCGCCAAACCGCGCGCGTCATGCAAGAGTTTCGCGCCGGCGGTGTCCAGGCCGACGTCTTGGGCAACAGCCCGGACACGCTCGTCTATCTCAAACAACAAGGCGTCGTCGGACCCTATCGCTCGCCGGAAGCTAAGAATCTATTTCAGGGAGCGTGGGACACTGACGGTTTCTGGTCTGGGATCACGACTGATTTGCTCGTCACCGGCTTCAACCCGCGACTGATGTCAAAGGCCGCGGTGCCAAAGAGTTACGACGACTACCTGCGCGCACAGATTAAAGGGCAAATGGCCATCAACCGCGGCGTGCCCTATCCGCTCACCGGTATGGTATCGCTGCGCGGCGAAGAGCAAGGGCTAGCCTACTTCAAGAAGTTTGCTCAGCAGGACTTGCGCTTAATCGGCGACTTCAATCACATGGTCAACTTGATGGCCGCCGGCGAGTATGCCCTCACCGGCTTCATGCAAGTTTCCAAACTCGACGCGATGAAACGCAAAGACGCGCCGGTGGATTGGGTGGCGGCACCGCAAACCTTCGCGACGATTGCCAGCGTTGGCATGGTGAAAAACCCCCAACACCCGGCGGCTGCCCAGCTATTGATCGACTTTTATCTTTCCGCCGAAGGTCAACGGGCGTTGGCCGCTGCGGGAAAAATCCCATTGCGCAAAGGCGTGAAGAGTCCGTCGAAAGATATCGATCAGGTGTTGGAGGGCGGCAGCCTGCACGTCGTTCGCCCCGACGGCAGCTACGACAGATACATGAAAATCTACAACGAGTATCTTGGGATAAGGTAA
- a CDS encoding chromate resistance protein: protein MNAPLEARWLLLIHQLPPKPAYLRVKIWRRLQRLGAVPVKNAVYALPKNEQTQEDFQWVLREIVQAGGDASLCDARFIEGISDDQLEQLFRCAREDDFQQIGKQAARIADRVSKKRKWPADQKRALAVELERLQKRLAEIVAIDFFGASGRDAAERQLFALGARLHEPGDGATAAKAKRPIQDLKRRTWVTRKGIHVDRMASAWFIRRFVDTESQFKFVNAKGYQPQPEELRFDMYEAEFTHEGDLCTLEVLFDRVDVKDPAVRKIAEIVHDIDLKDGKFGHEETAGIDRLIAGVAMAHSDDEARLARAIALFDDLYEYFRRKSR, encoded by the coding sequence ATGAACGCGCCACTGGAAGCACGCTGGCTTTTACTGATTCATCAGCTGCCGCCTAAGCCGGCCTATTTGAGGGTTAAGATTTGGCGCCGTCTGCAGCGGCTCGGCGCTGTGCCGGTGAAAAACGCCGTCTACGCCTTACCCAAAAACGAACAGACCCAAGAAGATTTCCAATGGGTGCTGCGCGAGATCGTTCAAGCCGGCGGCGATGCTTCGCTTTGCGATGCTCGATTTATTGAGGGAATTAGCGACGATCAACTAGAACAGTTGTTCCGTTGCGCAAGGGAGGACGATTTTCAGCAGATTGGCAAGCAAGCCGCGCGCATCGCGGACCGGGTGTCGAAGAAGCGCAAATGGCCGGCTGATCAGAAGCGAGCCCTGGCCGTAGAATTGGAGCGGCTGCAAAAACGGCTGGCGGAAATTGTCGCCATCGATTTCTTTGGCGCTTCGGGACGCGACGCTGCCGAGCGGCAGCTCTTTGCCTTGGGCGCGCGCTTGCATGAGCCTGGCGATGGCGCGACGGCGGCGAAAGCGAAGCGGCCTATCCAAGACTTGAAGCGCCGCACCTGGGTGACGCGTAAAGGCATTCACGTGGACCGCATGGCTAGCGCATGGTTCATTCGGCGTTTTGTCGATACGGAGTCTCAGTTCAAGTTCGTTAACGCCAAAGGGTACCAACCCCAACCCGAAGAGCTGCGCTTCGACATGTATGAGGCGGAATTTACCCATGAGGGGGACCTGTGCACTCTTGAGGTCCTGTTCGATCGCGTCGACGTCAAAGACCCGGCCGTCCGAAAAATCGCCGAGATCGTCCACGACATCGATTTGAAGGATGGCAAGTTCGGCCACGAAGAAACCGCGGGCATCGACCGCCTGATTGCCGGCGTGGCCATGGCGCACAGTGACGACGAGGCGCGCCTGGCCCGCGCCATCGCGCTATTCGACGACTTGTACGAGTATTTTAGACGCAAAAGCAGATGA
- a CDS encoding molybdopterin-binding protein, with amino-acid sequence MLKVIPVEQAVGMPLAHDITEIIPGKHKGPAFRRGHIIRQEDVSKLLDVGKANIYIMELEKDELHEEDAARRLAKAAAGANLKLTDPSEGRINLVATMGGLLKVDGELLYQFNSLGDLMLATLPGDRPVREGTVVAGTRTIPVVVKEELVQKAEALCKGRPIVAIMPMPAKKIHLVVTGSEVFTGRIKDGFGPVVSKKVGDFGSSVESVKLAPDDPDVIAGHIKDAKQAGADVILVSGGMSVDPDDKTPEGIRRSGAKVETHGFPVLPGSMFLMAYLGDTPVMGLSGCVLHDPFTAFDALLPRLIAGEKITRNEIMKMGHGGLARKHDH; translated from the coding sequence ATGCTCAAAGTCATTCCCGTTGAACAGGCGGTCGGGATGCCGCTGGCCCACGACATCACAGAGATCATCCCCGGCAAGCACAAAGGCCCCGCGTTTCGTCGCGGCCACATCATTCGCCAAGAAGATGTCTCGAAGCTGCTAGACGTCGGCAAAGCCAACATTTACATCATGGAGTTGGAGAAAGATGAGCTGCATGAAGAAGACGCGGCGCGGCGTTTGGCAAAAGCTGCGGCTGGCGCCAACTTGAAACTGACCGACCCGAGCGAGGGGCGCATCAATCTCGTCGCGACCATGGGTGGTTTGCTTAAAGTGGACGGCGAGCTGCTCTATCAATTCAACTCGCTGGGCGACCTCATGCTCGCAACATTGCCGGGCGACCGGCCAGTGCGTGAAGGAACCGTGGTAGCTGGCACGCGGACCATTCCCGTCGTCGTAAAAGAAGAGCTGGTGCAGAAAGCCGAAGCGCTCTGCAAAGGCAGACCGATTGTTGCGATCATGCCGATGCCGGCGAAGAAAATTCACCTGGTGGTTACTGGCAGCGAGGTTTTTACCGGCAGGATTAAAGACGGCTTCGGCCCGGTGGTGAGCAAAAAAGTTGGGGACTTTGGCTCGAGCGTTGAATCCGTAAAGCTCGCGCCTGACGATCCGGACGTTATCGCCGGACATATCAAGGATGCGAAGCAGGCGGGCGCGGACGTTATTCTCGTGAGCGGCGGTATGTCCGTCGATCCGGACGACAAAACGCCGGAAGGCATTCGCCGCAGCGGCGCGAAGGTGGAAACCCATGGTTTCCCGGTGTTGCCGGGTTCGATGTTTTTGATGGCTTATCTCGGCGACACGCCGGTCATGGGCTTGTCCGGCTGCGTGCTCCACGATCCGTTTACTGCCTTCGATGCGCTCCTGCCGCGCCTGATCGCCGGCGAAAAGATCACCCGCAATGAGATTATGAAGATGGGTCATGGCGGGTTAGCGCGGAAACACGACCACTAA
- a CDS encoding ABC transporter substrate-binding protein — protein sequence MNFTRFFLIAVVLSYPSCLTPAAAASAPHKMVISYAALSEREGALLVARDQGFFRKQGLDVELVYMPSAPVALASIAHGDSQVNTGSASGAILGAMAGGLDLVFVAGLINKLSGVIIAAPNINSPADLKGKTIGVTSIGGGNWVFTMLALEHWKLDVKRDNITIRVIGNDAVRAQAITNGTIDATQLSAYSLVAPLKRQGARVLADLPDLGVPYQGVTVFTRRSYLNQNADAMEKLLTGIVEAIAFIQDPTNKAAVMRILAKGLRLAKPEDTADGYENVKTLFERKIYPTVNGVRNTIRLLGQSNEKIRALRAEDLIDDRIVRRLEQKGLFR from the coding sequence ATGAACTTTACTCGCTTTTTCTTAATCGCCGTCGTGCTCTCCTATCCGTCCTGCTTGACGCCGGCTGCGGCTGCCTCGGCGCCGCATAAGATGGTCATCAGCTACGCTGCCCTGAGCGAGCGCGAAGGCGCGCTCTTGGTGGCACGCGACCAAGGCTTCTTTCGTAAACAAGGCCTCGACGTCGAACTGGTCTACATGCCCAGTGCGCCGGTTGCCCTGGCGTCCATCGCCCACGGCGACTCGCAGGTCAACACCGGATCGGCGTCGGGAGCCATTCTTGGCGCCATGGCCGGCGGGTTGGATTTAGTTTTCGTTGCGGGGTTGATCAACAAATTGAGCGGCGTGATCATCGCGGCGCCGAATATCAACTCACCGGCTGATCTCAAGGGCAAGACCATCGGCGTCACCAGCATCGGCGGCGGCAATTGGGTATTCACCATGCTTGCGCTGGAGCATTGGAAGCTCGACGTCAAACGCGACAACATCACGATACGCGTCATCGGCAACGACGCCGTGCGCGCCCAGGCGATCACCAATGGGACGATCGATGCCACGCAGCTCTCCGCCTATTCGCTGGTCGCGCCCCTCAAGCGCCAGGGTGCGCGCGTGCTCGCCGATCTGCCCGACCTGGGCGTGCCCTATCAGGGCGTCACCGTTTTTACCCGGCGCAGTTATTTGAATCAGAACGCCGATGCAATGGAAAAACTATTAACCGGCATCGTCGAGGCAATCGCGTTCATCCAAGACCCAACTAACAAAGCAGCCGTGATGCGCATTCTCGCCAAAGGCCTGCGCTTGGCAAAACCGGAAGACACCGCCGACGGCTATGAGAACGTGAAAACGTTGTTTGAACGAAAGATCTATCCGACCGTCAACGGCGTGCGCAACACGATTCGTCTGCTCGGCCAGAGCAACGAAAAAATTCGCGCGCTGCGCGCCGAAGACCTCATCGACGATCGCATCGTGCGCCGGCTGGAGCAAAAAGGGTTGTTTCGCTGA
- a CDS encoding alpha/beta hydrolase, translated as MRERITYYSDGLKLSGILSTPDSSGAKRFPGVVLVPGFMSTADAFFPGFAEELKAGGFVSLTMDFRGFGESEGVRGEVIPYLQIYDASNAISYLQSRPEVDPNKIAILGVSLGGGEVAYIAARDRRVKAVASMVLVGDGVRRMRKFRTEEQWQTLMQKVQEDRINRAVTGKSKEFRGFLKEGTDSVLIMPPDLTSSLKDAEQVEDEKGNSTTLATVDGWLAYKPEEIIDKVSPTPILFVQAEKDELEADDADILYRKAKEPKKLFTLKDGVHFDVYGKRTNEAMNPVLEWFKQHLQ; from the coding sequence ATGCGAGAGAGAATAACCTACTATAGCGACGGCCTAAAACTGTCCGGCATCCTTAGTACACCTGACAGTTCCGGAGCAAAACGTTTTCCTGGTGTCGTGCTTGTGCCAGGTTTCATGAGCACAGCGGATGCTTTCTTTCCTGGGTTCGCTGAAGAGTTGAAGGCAGGTGGCTTTGTATCCCTGACCATGGATTTCAGAGGATTCGGAGAGAGCGAAGGCGTGCGCGGCGAGGTCATTCCCTACCTGCAGATCTATGACGCCAGCAACGCCATATCCTACCTGCAGTCAAGACCAGAAGTGGACCCAAACAAAATCGCCATATTAGGGGTAAGTCTGGGAGGAGGAGAAGTCGCGTACATCGCAGCTCGAGACCGACGCGTAAAGGCGGTTGCCTCAATGGTCCTGGTCGGTGACGGCGTGCGAAGAATGCGAAAATTTCGAACCGAGGAACAGTGGCAAACTCTCATGCAAAAAGTCCAGGAGGACCGGATCAACCGGGCTGTGACCGGCAAGTCCAAAGAATTCCGCGGGTTTTTGAAGGAGGGAACTGATTCGGTACTAATCATGCCTCCTGATCTGACCTCTTCCTTGAAGGATGCTGAGCAGGTGGAAGACGAAAAAGGCAACAGCACAACTCTCGCAACCGTTGATGGGTGGCTGGCCTACAAGCCCGAAGAGATTATCGACAAGGTGTCTCCCACGCCAATTCTCTTCGTTCAGGCTGAGAAGGACGAGCTCGAGGCTGATGACGCCGATATTTTGTATCGCAAGGCTAAGGAACCGAAGAAGCTCTTCACTCTAAAAGACGGCGTGCACTTCGACGTGTATGGGAAGAGGACAAATGAAGCCATGAACCCGGTCCTTGAATGGTTCAAACAGCACCTTCAATGA
- a CDS encoding chromate transporter, whose product MSLAELVRYFLYLGTFGFGGPVALVGFMHRDLVDKQKRITEDTYKLSLALAQIMPGPLAAQTAIAIGYFEAGIVGATLAGIAFILPSFLMVVGISLAYVAYGGLWWMQALFYAIGATVIAIIAISAYKLARSTNKKDPLLWGIFVMLAAVTVWAQAELAEFFILAGLAILLIRAWPGWRNAIIVTLSCFALGLLIWLIGSSVAASGAAGKSENLLGQILWFFTKAGAFVFGSGLAIVPFLQQGVVQQFGWLNNQQFLDAVAVAMITPGPVVITVAFIGFLVAGLAGSIMAAIGIFLPVYVFTIVPAPWFKRHRDNAQLKAFVDGATAAATGAITGAVIVLATRAIIDIPTAVIALVSLVILWNYKIPEPVIVSVAALIGLVLFPIFH is encoded by the coding sequence ATGTCGCTGGCGGAATTGGTTCGTTATTTTCTCTATCTCGGAACCTTTGGCTTTGGCGGACCCGTCGCACTCGTCGGCTTCATGCACCGCGATCTAGTCGACAAACAAAAGCGGATCACCGAGGACACCTACAAATTGTCTTTGGCTTTAGCCCAAATCATGCCTGGTCCGCTCGCAGCGCAAACTGCGATCGCGATTGGTTACTTCGAAGCCGGCATCGTTGGCGCGACGTTGGCGGGAATCGCTTTTATCCTGCCGTCTTTCCTGATGGTCGTAGGTATCTCACTGGCTTATGTTGCCTATGGCGGACTGTGGTGGATGCAGGCGTTGTTCTATGCGATCGGCGCCACCGTGATTGCCATCATTGCCATCTCGGCCTACAAGCTTGCTCGTAGCACCAACAAAAAGGACCCGCTGCTTTGGGGAATTTTTGTTATGTTAGCCGCCGTCACCGTGTGGGCCCAAGCCGAACTGGCCGAGTTTTTCATTCTTGCCGGCTTGGCGATTCTCTTGATACGCGCCTGGCCCGGGTGGAGAAACGCCATCATCGTCACGCTGAGCTGCTTTGCATTGGGTTTGCTTATCTGGTTGATCGGCTCCTCGGTTGCGGCAAGCGGCGCCGCGGGTAAATCGGAAAACCTGCTCGGGCAAATTCTTTGGTTTTTCACCAAGGCCGGGGCGTTTGTCTTCGGCAGCGGCTTGGCGATCGTGCCGTTCTTGCAGCAAGGGGTGGTGCAGCAGTTCGGTTGGCTCAACAATCAGCAATTTCTTGACGCGGTCGCTGTGGCAATGATCACCCCGGGGCCGGTGGTCATTACCGTGGCATTCATCGGTTTTCTGGTGGCCGGCTTGGCGGGATCGATCATGGCCGCCATCGGCATCTTTCTGCCGGTCTACGTTTTTACGATTGTGCCGGCGCCGTGGTTCAAGCGCCACCGTGACAATGCGCAGCTCAAAGCGTTCGTCGACGGCGCCACCGCGGCGGCCACCGGCGCGATCACCGGCGCGGTCATTGTCCTAGCGACGCGCGCGATCATCGACATTCCGACGGCCGTGATCGCGCTCGTCAGTTTAGTTATTTTGTGGAACTACAAGATTCCCGAGCCGGTGATCGTTTCCGTCGCCGCTCTGATCGGATTGGTGCTCTTCCCAATTTTTCATTGA
- a CDS encoding type II toxin-antitoxin system Phd/YefM family antitoxin yields MSGRIRGATMNAVSIDEAKAKLSELIHQLKPGDEIIITEKNQPVARLVPAEATRAQRKLGSLRGTVNHMAPDFDAPLDEFKEYDG; encoded by the coding sequence ATGAGCGGCCGAATAAGAGGGGCAACCATGAATGCTGTGTCGATTGATGAGGCAAAAGCGAAACTCTCAGAGTTGATCCACCAGCTTAAGCCCGGCGATGAAATCATAATTACGGAAAAGAACCAGCCGGTTGCTCGCTTGGTTCCTGCCGAGGCGACGCGAGCACAACGAAAGCTCGGTAGCTTAAGGGGTACAGTGAACCATATGGCTCCTGACTTCGATGCTCCGCTCGACGAATTCAAGGAGTACGACGGGTGA
- a CDS encoding superoxide dismutase, which produces MPYEIKPLSCDPKNLQGLSEKLVLSHYENNYKGAVNRLNAITAQLETLDFATAPVFVINGLKREELIASNSMILHELYFDSLGAGGAPASALRNALAQDFGSVEKWTAQFTAMGKALGGGSGWVLLTYSHRDKKLLNQWAADHSCSLAGATPILALDMYEHSYHIDFGAQAAAYVDAFMADINWDNVARLYSAKTSS; this is translated from the coding sequence ATGCCGTACGAAATCAAACCGCTTTCCTGCGACCCAAAGAATCTCCAGGGCCTGTCGGAAAAACTTGTCCTGAGCCACTACGAAAACAACTACAAAGGCGCGGTCAATCGGCTTAACGCGATCACGGCGCAGCTTGAAACGCTCGATTTCGCCACCGCCCCCGTGTTCGTCATCAACGGCTTAAAGCGCGAAGAGTTGATCGCCAGCAATTCGATGATCCTCCATGAGCTCTACTTCGACAGTCTCGGCGCCGGCGGCGCGCCGGCCAGCGCGTTAAGAAACGCTCTTGCGCAAGATTTCGGAAGCGTCGAGAAATGGACGGCGCAGTTTACCGCAATGGGCAAAGCCCTCGGCGGCGGTTCCGGATGGGTGCTGCTCACCTACTCTCATCGCGATAAGAAACTCCTTAACCAGTGGGCCGCCGATCATTCTTGCAGTTTAGCCGGCGCGACACCCATCCTTGCGCTCGACATGTATGAGCATTCGTATCACATCGATTTCGGCGCCCAGGCGGCTGCCTACGTCGACGCCTTTATGGCCGACATCAACTGGGATAACGTCGCTCGTCTGTACAGCGCGAAAACCAGTTCTTAG